A stretch of Macadamia integrifolia cultivar HAES 741 chromosome 7, SCU_Mint_v3, whole genome shotgun sequence DNA encodes these proteins:
- the LOC122083105 gene encoding ADP-ribosylation factor GTPase-activating protein AGD5-like yields the protein MNEKANVSKELNAKHKKILEGLLKLRENRECADCKSKGPRWASVNLGIFICMQCSGIHRSLGVHISKVRSATLDTWLPEQVAFIQSMGNEKANSYWEAELPPNYDRVGIENFIRAKYDEKRWIPRDGKQKPVQEERTSVNRQRPGDRGGHGYTNNVDHSYEERKKTPPPARSNFSAIKNSIPAPPKASDQVSPDPRRQPAVQKEEPVVPQSESTTQAANATAVVSPPKVDYATDLFNMLSMDGPNENGRGTSSVDDNAWAGFQSAEASSTTETVNSTKRAENKASSTSGIEDLFKDTPLVTSTPVDVKNDIMSLFEKSKMVSPFATHQQQLAMLAQQQSLFMAATAKSSAGAPTFPGNTQQPSSNGIHVLGASVPTQNWSNVVYQVPGMTVPGVGFQNYMQVGNMRPTNTAVNLVPFPSDGMYNIGSVGPTNGVATTSSGVNKPTSASSVSSVNPTQSVKDDDFSSLMQGMFSKP from the exons ATGAATGAGAAGGCCAACGTCTCCAAGGAGCTCAATGCAAAGCACAAGAAG ATATTGGAGGGGCTTCTTAAATTGCGAGAGAACAGAGAATGTGCTGACTGTAAATCCAA AGGTCCCAGATGGGCGAGTGTGAATCTTGGAATCTTTATATGTATGCAATGTTCTGGAATCCACAGAAGTCTTGGGGTACACATATCAAAG GTTCGGTCTGCAACGCTGGATACATGGCTTCCAGAGCAAGTTGCATTCATTCAAT CAATGGGAAATGAAAAGGCAAATAGCTATTGGGAAGCAGAGCTACCTCCAAATTATGACAGAGTTGGGATAGAGAACTTCATTCGTGCAAA GTATGATGAGAAAAGATGGATTCCAAGGGATGGGAAGCAAAAACCTGTGCAGGAAGAGAGGACTTCTGTGAATAGGCAGAGACCTGGGGACAGAGGCGGCCATGGATACACCAATAATGTAGATCATTCATacgaagagaggaagaagactCCTCCGCCAGCTAGAAGCAATTTCTCTGCTATAAAGAATAGTATTCCTGCACCCCCTAAAGCATCTGATCAG GTGTCCCCTGATCCAAGACGGCAACCTGCTGTGCAGAAAGAAGAACCAGTTGTACCGCAATCTGAATCAACAACACAGGCAGCTAATGCTACAGCAGTTGTCTCACCTCCAAAAGTTGATTATGCCACTGATCTTTTTAACATGCTCTCAATGGATGGTCCAAATGAAAATGGCAGAGGCACTTCTTCTGTTGATGATAATGCATGGGCTGGATTCCaat CTGCAGAAGCATCATCCACAACAGAGACAGTCAATTCTACAAAGCGAGCTGAAAATAAGGCCTCATCCACCTCTGGAATTGAGGATTTATTTAAAGATACTCCATTAGTTACATCCACTCCAGTTGATGTAAAGAATGACATTATGAGCCTCTTTGAGAAG TCCAAGATGGTATCACCATTTGCTACCCATCAACAGCAACTTGCAATGCTGGCGCAGCAGCAGTCCCTTTTCATGGCTGCCACAGCTAAATCCAGTGCTGGCGCCCCAACGTTTCCTGGCAATACTCAGCAACCTAGCTCTAATGGCATTCATGTGCTTGGTGCCAGCGTGCCTACTCAAAACTGGTCAAATGTTGTCTATCAAGTACCTGGAATGACAGTGCCAGGAGTTGGGTTCCAGAACTATATGCAG GTGGGAAACATGAGACCTACAAATACAGCAGTGAACTTGGTTCCCTTTCCATCTGACGG CATGTATAATATAGGGTCAGTTGGCCCAACCAATGGAGTGGCTACTACCAGTAGTGGAGTCAATAAGCCTACCTCTGCATCTTCTGTTTCTTCTGTCAATCCTACTCAATCGGTGAAAGATGACGATTTCTCATCATTAATGCAGGGAATGTTTTCAAAACCTTAG
- the LOC122083538 gene encoding uncharacterized protein LOC122083538, producing MASVYRSSSSNWIFPLKVLLISASVCLLGVVFKLSLPVISDFLLSQLPLLWISLRSWFTPPYLYVVINGIIITIAASSRFHHRVEEQPELAVPVPVKADIRSDFSVAEVYDAVVLKNPVNVPQQFDYDVVAASKIPVDSTLTVYGGLESPVVCGQNEVSVTDFRNPALSSSEVDEDDAFVISRSSWMPPARELSEIPAYYSFETEKPPASARFGHRRNVKSSPEAGRALGVAKSKRNDTLESTWKTITDGRPIPLARHLKKCETWETVGRHSSNNDSNSGPPEASPVKMKKHETFKDRNSNNSSLSPSPGSGKLRKEPSLSQDELNRRVEAFIKKFNEEMRLQRQESLNQYNEMINRGAGP from the exons ATGGCGAGCGTCTATCGGAGCAGCTCAAGCAACTGGATTTTCCCTCTTAAAGTTCTGCTAATCTCTGCTAGTGTCTGTTTATTGGGTGTGGTTTTTAAGCTTTCCCTTCCGGTAATATCAGACTTCCTACTTTCCCAACTTCCTCTTCTCTGGATCTCTCTACGCTCATGGTTTACGCCTCCATACCTTTACGTCGTCATCAATGGAATCATCATAACCATAGCAGCGTCTTCCAGGTTTCACCATAGGGTTGAGGAGCAACCTGAGCTGGCAGTTCCCGTGCCGGTGAAAGCCGATATCAGATCTGATTTCTCTGTCGCTGAGGTGTACGATGCCGTAGTGTTGAAGAATCCGGTGAACGTACCTCAACAGTTCGATTACGATGTTGTTGCCGCGTCGAAGATTCCTGTGGATTCTACTCTTACTGTTTATGGAGGTTTGGAATCTCCGGTTGTGTGCGGACAGAATGAGGTTAGTGTGACGGATTTTAGGAATCCTGCCTTGAGCTCTTCAGAAGTGGACGAAGATGATGCCTTCGTGATATCGAGGTCGAGTTGGATGCCTCCGGCGAGGGAGTTGTCAGAGATTCCGGCTTATTACTCGTTCGAGACGGAGAAACCCCCTGCTTCAGCTCGATTCGGTCACCGGAGAAACGTCAAATCTAGTCCTGAAG CTGGCAGGGCATTGGGGGTAGCGAAGTCGAAGCGTAACGATACGCTGGAGAGCACATGGAAGACGATAACGGACGGGCGACCGATTCCACTGGCTCGCCACCTCAAGAAGTGCGAGACTTGGGAGACGGTGGGTCGACACAGTTCCAACAACGATTCCAACTCTGGCCCACCGGAAGCGTCCCCTGTGAAGATGAAGAAACATGAGACGTTCAAGGACCGTAACAGCAACAACTCGTCTCTGTCGCCGTCTCCAGGTTCGGGGAAGCTCCGAAAGGAACCTTCACTGAGCCAGGACGAGTTGAACCGGCGGGTTGAGGCTTTCATCAAGAAGTTCAATGAGGAGATGAGGTTGCAGAGACAAGAGTCGTTGAATCAATACAATGAAATGATCAACCGTGGTGCAGGACCTTAA
- the LOC122083702 gene encoding uncharacterized protein LOC122083702 has protein sequence MENSITKRLSLQNEILNWLKEFSEKLQSRANAVTLEVHDLVDQTGIVEQDMKNTLNSFRSLLYHQSTYNRISGEETSGEMEEDTENLGTAGIPAQSYENDILPRYKEAISLGFSSYRNHIQKRNLTSSVGSSFVTGLVHDPLPHIIGSEEYVHDNRCGLTDTEDLILERESLNFSNITEPKGILYSDGGSLGSDTLLSGDLFGGEQEPFWKASWWIVIFVVLSTSAHNYMYLVPSCKPSMPLSVCIYIYIHI, from the exons ATGGAAAATTCAATCACGAAACGATTGAGCCTCCAAAACGAG ATTTTGAACTGGTTGAAGGAATTCTCCGAGAAGTTGCAAAGTAGAGCAAATGCTGTTACGTTGGAAGTACATGACCTTGTGGATCAGACTGGCATTGTGGAACAAGATATGAAAAACACCCTgaattctttcagaagtttaTTGTATCATCAATCTACATATAAT AGAATATCTGGAGAAGAAACATCTGGCGAGATGGAGGAAGATACCGAAAATTTGGGTACTGCAGGCATACCTGCTCAGAGTTACGAAAATGATATTCTGCCCAGATATAAAGAGGCTATTTCTCTTGGATTTAGTTCTTACCGGAATCACATccagaaaagaaacttaacATCGTCAGTTGGATCCAGTTTTGTT ACCGGGTTAGTTCATGATCCACTTCCCCATATAATTGGTTCTGAAGAGTATGTTCATGACAATCGCTGTGGTTTAACAG ACACAGAGGATTTGATATTAGAGAGGGAATCACTTAATTTCAGCAACATAACAGAACCAAAAGGAATATTATATTCTGATGGAGGAAGCCTCGGCTCTGATACTTTGTTGAGTGGAGACTTATTTGGGGGAGAACAAGAACCGTTTTGGAAGGCAAGTTGGTGGATCGTCATATTTGTTGTTTTGTCAACATCAGCACATAATTATATGTACCTAGTGCCTTCTTGCAAACCCAGTATGCCTCTGagtgtatgtatatatatatatatacatatttag